AAATAACATATGCCCGAAACCACTTCAATAAATAATGGTTCTGCTTGTGAGAGACATCACATACACCTAACTAGATGGtgattaattaaaaatgttaTCTCCTTTGGGATAAAATAAACAGGTAAGAATTGATCAGAGTAAGCagataaaactattttaaatgCCATGCAGTCACTCTGAGGTGTAaactttgaaattttatgttcCTTTTGCCATGTTTCATCCAATAAGGTCAAATGTAAAATCATATTTTCATGGTTTATTCAAGTGTGTTTGGTTCAACGGTTGAATTTCTCAAACTCAATTATTTTCCCACAAAAATTACTCTTACCGCATGTCTTGAAATGTTTCTTCAAGttgctaaaattaattataaagttAAAAGTAATTTTGAGGAGAAGTTTCTGCGAGTAGTTTatgaatattaaaattaattataaggaAAAATaggttgatccaaacatgctattagtagCTGCTCCATAATCACTCCTCCCCCTATATTAGAAACTTAACAGATTTCCGAATACACTTAAATACAAAACTCATCTGAAtgtaatttttcatttatgttTGTAAATTGTTCCTACATTATTGAATCTCCTAACCCTCCTTTGGTGCCCCTAGAGCCGCAGAAAGAGCTAAAGTAGTTTCTTGGAAGCCACTCTACAAGCCAATTAAGTCTATATAAATACACACATATAACATCTTGTACAGGACACGCCTCTTACCTAAAGTGCTTCTTGCTCAAGCCATCCATCACTTTTATCATTTCCCTTTCATAATCTCCCAATCAGAGCTTTTTCTCTATCCAAGCAACAAAATATACAGCTCTGTCACCTGGAGTATAAGTTGTCGCTTTCATACTTCACAATCACATATCTCCTTTTTCTCACACACACAAACATctttaaaaatcaaaacttcATGGCAGCTAAGGccaagaacaacaacaagatGGTGAATGAATTGGGTTGTGGTTTCATGGGGAAAATTCTCCAATTCAAAAACCACAGGCTGAGAAACTCATCTGTTCATTCACTACCCATCAAGGCACACAGTGATGATCATGGCAAAAATGAACTCAAGAAGTTTCCAAATGAAGAACCAAAGGTTCCATTAAGAAGAAGTTTCACCGACACAACACTCACTGAGCCACAAAAACAGAGTACAGAACAGAGACTTTCAAAAAAGAGTCATCAAACACCCTCAACACACCAAAAAACCCATCAAAATAGAAGGAATTCAGATGCTGCAAGAAATTCAACATCATCCTCAACTGGTAGTTCAACTTCAAACCACACAAAGGTTCAACAAAACCATGACATGAATGATGAAGTGAAGCTACAGAGAGAGCCCACTGCCAATTCCCTGCAACTTGCTAGAATAAGCACAAGTTACCAGAAAGACAATGATGGCAACAAATCCTCACCCAAAGAGTTTTCTCCTTTGAAACTCACTGGGAACTTGCTTGTGAATCACACCCCAAGAAGAAAGAGTGTAGAATACACCCCTAAAATTTCATCAGAGCTGAATAAAAGAAGCAATTCAAGCAAAGGTGTGATGATGGGGAATATCATGAGGAAGAACAGCAATGATCTTGCACAGCTTCTAACTCAAAGGCAGAGCAGAGACCCTGAGGTGTTGAAGTCAACGGGGAATGAAGCATACAAGAAGGGAAGGTTTGAAGAGGCTCTGGCTTTGTATGATCAAGCAATTGCCCTTGATTCAAATAAAGCAACTTATCATTGCAATAAAAGTGCGGCTTTAATTGGCTTAGGAAGGTTTGAGGAAGCCATTTTTGAGTGTGAGGAATCAATCAGACTAGAGCCTTCATATATCAGAGCCCATAACCGCTTAGCAACAATATACTTCAGGTAATTCGAGCGTGTTCAAAAATCATTCTacaattaattctaaaattctaaaattctaaaattaaaaCCAATTATGAAGATAAATTTTTGTGAGTAATTTTTGCGTGTTAGAATTGAACTAGTTGACATAACATGGTAGTTACATATTATACTTTGGAtagtttttattagtttttttcttATGGAATTCCAAATTTTAATGCAGGCTAGGAGAAGCTGAAAAAGCATTGGACTGCAATAATTCAACATCATCTGGTGATTCTGTGCTCACTTTCCAAGCTCAGGCTCTTCAAAAGCACATGATCAAATGCAATGAAGCTCGGAAATTCCATGAATGGAGAGTTATACTGAAGGAAACACAGTCTGCAATATCCGTAGGTGCTGATTCAGCTCCTCAGGTTAGTTCCATGGTCAAAGATTTTATTTTTCGATATTTCTTATGTGCAACACAAACGATTTTGCACTTGTACATTTTTTATCTTGGATTCTTATTAAAATCCATATAACACGCTAATTACGGTGCCAGCTGGCAGAATCCTAAAACTCCAGTTATGACTCATGCTGATTAAAATTGTTTGTGTATATGCTAGATCTATGCTTTGCAAAGTGAAGCATTGCTAAAGCTAGTGAGATATCAAGAGGCGTATTCCATATACGACAAAATTCCGAAATTTTCACTTGATTGGTGTAACAAGATTTTTGGCCTGGCTACTAGTGCCTACCTCTTGATGATAGGCGCACAGGTTTACTTGACAGCTGGCAGGTTGGTGAAAATGCATTATTTTGATTTGATGTGTTTGAAAAATTCTTCAATCATCATATTTGTAATTTTATAGCAGAGCAGCCTTGCAGCCTATGTCTCACCAATAAGTTTATGTCatgttaattaaaaatacaataaaaaaactACCTGAATTGAATTTGATGTTTATAGTTTTGAAAGACCTGTGACTTGACTAGTAAACtgaaaacagaaaaatattTGTGAGATATTTTGAAATGATAGTTTGTAGAAAActacttactattttttttcaaaacagttCCATATCAAAAAGTTTTTCTCCTATGTCATTCGATTGCCAATGTTCAATGCTGGTACATTTTTTGAGCCTAGTTAGAAATGAACCCAAGTTTAATTGAATTTTGTGGGTTTAATAGGTTCGAGGATGCTTTGACAGCAGCTCAGCAAGCAGCAAGAGTCGACCCAAGCAACAGAGAAGTGAATGCAGTGTTAAGGAGAGCTAGAGCAGTGACATCAGCTAGAATGAGTGGAAATTTACTCTTCAAGGCCTCAAAATTCACGGAAGCTTGTGCGGTGTACAATGAAGGACTAGAACATGATCCCCAGAACTCAGTTTTGCTATGCAACAGAGCAGCATGTCGCTCTAAGCTAGGCCAATATGAGAAAGCAATTGAAGATTGTAATGCAGCACTTATGGTTGTGCCAGGTTATAGCAAAGCAGTGCTAAGAAGGGCAGATTGCAATGCCAAGGTACTCTAATTGCTTCTTTAATATTTAGTATATTAAGTTCTTCTTGCACATACATCTTTATACTTAATAACCCTTTTGTTTTATCATGTAGTTGGAACACTGGGAAGCTGCCATTCAAGACTATGAAATGCTACTAAGAGAGAAGCCAGGGGATGAGGAAGTGGCCAAGGCTTTGTTTGAGGCTCAGCTCCAACTCAAGATGATACGTGGTGAAGATActaaggacttgaagtttgggtcaaatttggtttttatttCAAGTAATGATCGGTTCAGACACTATGTAACTTCACCTGGTAAGGCACACTTTAGCTTCTTCTCTTATacaaaaacaaacaaagcaTTTCAAATACACTAACCAGTGGTGATGGTTATTGAATAGGGATGGCTGTGGTGCTGTTTAGCAACAAGGCAACCCACAAGCAAGTGTTGCTAGTGTTGGAGCAAACCAGCAAGAGATTCCCATCAGTTAATTTCCTCAAGGTTGGTTTATCTTGAATCGTTTGGAGTGTGTTTGAAGTAATAgatagaagaaaaaagaaaaatctaaTTATCAAATGCAATTGATAGTGTGATAAAGAAAGACAACTTTGGTCAATATATAAATTCTTTAAATTCAAGTATTCAACATATTTTACCTTGCTTCTAACTTGTAATTGAATTACAATATTTTAGGTGGAGATTGAAGACCACCCCTACTTAGCAAAATCAGAAGGTGTGACCTCTGTCCCAGCCTTCAAAATATACAAGAACGGATCAAAGGTTAAAGAGATTTCAGGCAACAAGCACGAGTTGTTAGAAAGATCAGTTAAATTGTACAGCAGCTGAGACTGAGATGATTGCACATCTTCAAATGAGGAAATGAGCAAGaaaattgtttgatttttcaggaagaaaacaaaaaagatgCCCAAAATGATTCCAGAtaattttttctccttcataaatttgaTGACCTTGCTCACAAGGCAGAGGAAACAAGAGAAGAATCATTATATCACTGTAGCAAGTTTATAGAGAAAAGGAATTCCATCATTCCATGTATATTGGTTTGACAAACCTAAACAATACCTTgtatttttttcactttttgaaTGTTAAATTTTCTTCAAAGGagtgtttttagtttttacataTCAGTTCATGAATCACATTCTAGAAGTTAAATGACACATGAATAGAATAGCTTTATATTATATCTCTTAAAGCCCGCTTCAAGCAAGAGTCTATTTTAGCTCGAAACATGAATAGTGCAACAGCCCCCTAACAAATAGTACACTAAGAATCAATCTCTAGACAATTTAATCAAAGTGATTTTGGCACCATATCTCGGATCGATGAACTCTTCCTGAAGCTTAATTAATCACATAATCAGCATCACTTACATTGCATAGGTTGTACTGGAAAATTACTAGTTCTTCTAAGAGCACTACAAATATCAGGTGTCTAATATAGAAAAGGGTTTAAACAGTAAAGTAAGTTCTAAATACACAGTACTACCAACTGTTCCAGTTGAAACAGAAAAACAGGCATAATTTCTCTCCATATACATCATTTTGACTTCAGAATTTTCCTAGTTCATTAATCTCAGGTGTCTAATTTTCTACTTTTATGTACTACTCTAGAATCAATACTTTATAAGTTCGATTCGATTAGTCTGCTAAAACATAGTTCATACTGCAGATTTTTCCTAGTTCATCAATCTCAGGTATCTAATCATCCATTTTATGTATTACTCTAGAATCAAAACACTGTTCTATTCCATTAGTCTGCTATAACTCTCTCCTGGAAATTGATCACAGAGATAAACAACAACAAGAGCAATGCGGAAAGAAAGAGCACCAAGAGGAGCAGAACAAGCACCGTAACGGAGCCGCGGAACTTCATCTTCCTGAAGCTCAACCGCTCCTTCAGCAGCTGAATCTTCAGGTCCTGAATCTCGCTCCTCATCACCTgaaacaaacaaacacacaGCGAATCAAGTAGAGTGTTGATTTCTAGGGTTTCAAATCAAATAGAGTGTTGATTTCAGGATTTGAGAGTTCACAGAGAGAGtgacctcttcttcttcttcttcttgttcggAGATGGTTCTGGTTCTGCATTGTTCGTCGGAGTTGGTTGTGGATTTCAAGGCGGAGAGTAACAACGCCGCTTTTGCACAGCGGCGCAATGCGGTTGCAGATTTCGCACCATTCTCTTCGTTTTCCATTTCTCTCTCAAGCTCTCTATCGAATAACTGCGTAACTAACTGTTGAAAACACGCTGAAAGTGCCTAAACGTTGAAGAATCAGATTATTCattggaagtttttttttttgtttttgtgaatCCTGTTTTTGGGTCAAAAATCAGAAGTTTGAGATATAGAGATTGGGCCAGTCTTGGCCCACTGAAGTTCTGTTCAAATGGGCCTGGGCCTCATCCAGCAAATAAGAAACactgagaaaaaaaaagattgttAATGTTGCCCAAAAATAAAATGTTGAAATCCAAAAACccttaaaaatatttatcacACCATAATAGTATTTTTCTaaattcagtttttttaaatgtttattGTAATAGCCTTACTCGTGTATGGTTAGTTATCTATTCTGTTTAAAACTTTCTGaatttaaaatcattaaaactgCCAGTTTAACCCTTGTTTTGTAAAATAGGAGCATTGGATATGGAATTCTGGATGTTCACTTGCCCTCACAATGGAAGGGTTGAAAATAGTTTCTCAGCACGGTCCATAAACAACCTTTCTCTAATGGAGTAGGATGAGACAATCAAAAGAAATTATGAAGGAAAAAAGAGAACATGAACCGAAGTGGTTTTAGGGCGACTTTCACACAGGTGAAAGACTACAATTACTTGGTCTAATAGGTCATCTTTACCCGTTGAgaaatttatataataaaacACCAATATATTACAAGAAAACATGATCGTGGACAATGCAAGGCTAGTTAGGCAATAGTCTTAGGCCCCCCAAATTAGTACCTATATATAGTACTATATAGTATATACTGTGGATTGTCTAGGGTCTTCTTCGGCTAATGATACCTCGACCCAGAAGCCTTAAGAGTATCTTTTTGATAGGCGCCTCTATCCGTATGGGGAATTCATTGCTGATAGATCTCTCCCAATGTCCTCCTCCTTCCCTCACCGCCTTCCGACCCGCGGGAGTATACAATGAGAACTTTCAGGCACTCATGCCCGATCGTGCGACTGCCTCTTGAACGTCTGATGGCGCATTGCTTCGACCTGAGCTAGGAAACAACGAGAGCCCCCTTGATCCTTGCCTGATGTGCTGGACAGTCCCCCATGATACGTTGTGTGAGACAGAGGGCTCGTGGTACCTGCTGCCCACCCTTCCTCCTCTGCTTTGAGAACCGTGTGAACGGAGAGTGGGCAGAAGGGAAGGACACCCTTATATGGTGAGATTTAAGATGTGGTAATGGAACAATGAAAAATTATGTCATAATTTTTTTGATCTTCaacttgtatattttttataaaccgAAATTTATGAATTTGAAGTACAAGGGATACTTTAACCTAATACAAATCTGAATGTATAAAATAGATAGAAAGTAAAGTTGATTCAAGTATAATGTGGCACTACAATAATAATCGTTTAACCTCACCAACATATAAAAAATCTTACAACTCCAACCCATCCTTAGGGCAATTTACATCATTAACGGTTTGGATTTATTTTCAGTATTGATAGAACTAAGAGAGGTGttaacaaaaagaaattaacacTCTGATAGAAGTATCAACCTCACCGACGAGTACCTTTTCATTGCTCTACGACATGGGTGATTCTAGCCAACAGAATTGTCCAAATGCTCTCTGACGCATTGAAAGCGCTCAACAGTTTCTGCTTTCCCAAGTTGTCGTGGTCCAAGTTTCCCTTGACAAGGTTGTTCTTTATGGTGGCGAAACTCCCCATCCTTCTCCTCGACTTCGTCGGAACTCAGCGAAAAAATGAGGGTTGAACCCTCCTTCCATCCAAAAGCAAATGATCTcatcaaaacaaaatcaaagtAATTTCGACATTGAATTGTTGTTTAATTGCAAACAATTGAAGTTCATGGGTGGTGGCAATCTGAATTCCATAACTTGCAATGTGTATTTATCCTTCTTGTGGTTTGGATCCTCAGAACTTGGTTATAGTTGGAGGGTCGAACTGTCGATTAACATTAATTTAATCTACATATTCTTGTTATGTTTGAATTAATGATCACTAAGGGTCTGTTTGGTGGTCAAGATATGATAAGAACAGGATATGATAGAGTTGGATAAATGTGTGATAGGATAAGAGTCTTAAACTATCATGTGTTTGAGGTAGACATGATAATAATAGGATATGATATAAACAGTGAAACAAATATCAAAATTTCCCTTCAATAAAAAATGCAAAATATTtttaacaaattaattttttaaactcTCTTTTTTCAAAGAGTGATTACTCTATTAATTTTGTCTTATAAATGGCCctatgttttaaaattaactaagatttaattaaattttattaattagcctattttaattaaaagaaaaagctATATATTTAACCAATTAGTTTTAACTTAATAGTGACAAGtgataaaacataaaaaaaatattctttaaaCTGTTAtcttcaaaaatactttatatttaaattataaattattatttaattatatttttttttaaataatagaaaCTAGTAATGTAAAATTAGTCTAAATTTACtactaataaattaatatttatcaGGTAGTAGTCTATTTCAATGttaatgaataataattttttgttataatataaataaaaaataatgttttaACTAAGTAGTAACAAGTGATAATAAACATTTAATTATGTTATATGAGTAAAGTAATTGTTTTAaccatttataaataaatttatgaatagctaaataattttaacttaacaATCAAAACTAGaaattgataaataataaaattagtatattactaaattaatatttttatatttattaattaatatttttatatttattaattaatattattataaattatataaaatataaaatataaaatataaatattgaaataattgaaTTTAGGCTTATGGTACAAAAGAAATAATTGAAAACTGATATCCTATCTTGTCACGATAATTTTATCCCAGCTCCCCTTAGTCATAGCTTTTACACATGATTAACAAGATAGAATAAGGAACATGATCGCGTTATCTTATCCTGCTaacgcaacaaacaacagattaTAGCAGGATAAATTACACTATCTATTTTTCATATCCATCAAACGTACCTTAATAATATTCTTTATCCTCAAGTTATTATTGAACTTATGTTTGGATCAATGCTCGCCAGAGCATATTTCAAGTTCTCACCGAAGAACctgctattttaaaaaaaattaagaacctGTTCTTCATTCTTCGTACATGAATTCCTTTCACATTATGGGTGTAATTCTAATACATTATACATGAGGACACAAAAATATCAACTGCTAAGTCTGAACTACCCAAATCACAAGAGGACAAATTAAAAGCCTCAACTCCATAGATTTTGAACTCTCTCATGTCACTAAAAGACAAAGACAATAATTTTGCACCGTTTGAAAATATATAAGATCATAAGTCATGGATGATCTTAAGAATCTCAAAGATATCTATATCTAGTTCCACAAATTGATCTTAGAtaacatttttattttacacGTACACATGCAGTATGTAAAAATTTCCAAGTGGCTAATGTTTTCAGCTAAAGATTGTATCTTGTGGATGATACTTATTTTAGATGGAAAAAAGATAATGAGGATATTTATTAGAATGAATTTTTCATATAGTGTGAAAGGGGTCATCTACATACACTACATTACTTTTGTTCTCGAATGAATCTTTGTTTCCTTTCAAACCTTCCCTCTTTAGAAAACACAATTTTGGACTCTAGCCAAGTAATGGTTAAACCTAGTACGTTTGCGGCAATGGAGGTACATGGAGAGACATTGAACTTTCACATGAATAGCCAGGCTCCATGTCCAGGACACAGCTCTAGAGGCATGCCACTTGAGCAATGCTACAATATTATAAGATAAGATGTagtttgtatttatttattttaatggtAGTGATTGTTATTGTAGGACAATAATGATCAATTTTTAGGGACCATTCTAGTGGGTGCCTTAGGCACTAACAAGTAATAATAGAAACAAACAGAATAGAAACAAACAGAAAGAGAAATTAAACTTATGGAAGATATTGACAAGAGATTCAAAGGACAATATCCATCTAATAATTATCTTAGCACAAGTTCGTGGATAGATTACATTATGACAATTATTTTGCCTGTAGGATGTTCCCattcttcatcattttcatcATTAAGTACATATATAATTGGATTCTTTCCTATACAAAACCACAAAAGATGGAAACTACCTGTAGTGTTATTTAATTATATGAGTTTTAACTAGAACCATCATTGGAGAAAATCACACTTTTCATCTCAATCTTTTATCACATTCTAATTGATGCCACTACCCAAGTGAGTTAATAAATCTCAGTCCTGCATGCCAAATACATTTTTGGGAACCTTATCCAAGCAATGCTTTCAAGAAAAAGATATAGCGTTCATAGGTTAGTTTAAATCGGTTCTGAGTTAAAATGATATTCAAACCAATCAAATTTAATTGGataaatttgataaaaaatttaaaattgtttcAGCTATGAACCAGAAAACAATTAAGATTGATTTGTTATTTGGATAAAACTTTGCAATACTATATGTACCCTTATGTACTATGGGTTGGGTTTGAAACACCCCTATACTTCAAATAATATATTTGGtttataaaaaatttgaatAGTTTCTCTAAATGTAACATTGTTTAACATAAATATGATGTTAATTGTTCCTTTGtaacaaagaaaataaataaatgtcatgttaatttttttttatcggcCAAATTTCCCCTTGATAGATTTGATCCCTATCCTTGCGTTTCTCTCATATGTCTGCAGCTCTTACCGTTTAAACTATCATTCGAGCACAAATGTCATGTTATTATAGTTAGAGATAAAATAAAATCCCAAACATTGAAGTTCATATTACCGCAAGCTAATAAAACTCACTTTTCAATTATTGACAAAATAATTAAGTCAATTTTAAAGATTGAAAGCATTCTAATAAAAGGTTATTCCATATCCTTTTTCACTAGTTAAATATATTTGGGGATAGgtagctcacatggttgagTTAAGTGTAATTGAAGATGAAGGGATcatggttcgaaccctgaggagaaataatttgtactaatgtactaacaattaatattttcttataaaaaaactcattaatatatttatttaagaaATAATTTTACTTAAAATGTGATACTCTAGAATTAGATAAGGACATGAAAAGGGCACTTAAGATGAAAATGTTTAAATAACTTATAAATGATAAAGTTTGAAATACATGAATTTATAGGTATAAAAAGAAGAACAGTAATTTTTATTGATGATGTGGTTAAATTATATTGGTAAAAGATAAATCTAATATAGGAACAAAGTAACATTgaattttttcttcctatcttgaAACAGGAAGTTGAAAATTAAAGCCAATATAAAATATGTCAAAAACTAAGAAATGATAGATTTGTATATATACTTAATTTAATACCAATTAAGGACAAGGCAGGTTCCACAAAAATGGGGGGTATTAGGGAATTATATAGAGATTAGAGATGAGTGGGGTGGTGGGCACAAGTGGGCTTGGCACTAGCTACCATGATTTTTGAGGCTTCATGATGAATCATTTGACAGTCACCAAGTGATTGACAAGtcatatatatcatatatcatatagaAAAGCAAGATGGTGTGTGGACCATGTCATGCAGCGACTGGTCTTTCCTTCCTAATCGGAACCCTGCACTGTGTGATCAAACAGAAAAACTCTCAATGGTGCGGCTGGATGGCCGTTATTTCAGTTAGTTACATAGATATAGAGATAGAGATGCATGAGAAGGCCTGcaaattaaaaacatattttatttaGGGCCCTCTAATTTATTCCACACAATACTAATTAAATTTTTGATATTTTGTGATTGTGTCTAAAAGTTTATTACTTTTTGGTGCTTCGCAAAGactaaaattttattattggcgaaatgttattattatttctacGAAAATAGAATTTCTTTATTAATTAAGATTCTGAcgcctgaattttttttttattatttttcttttcaatttgtaataaaatatgagcttaaattattttttgtccTCACATATGACTATTTTATTAGTCCTTGCACAAAAATATAGTGTTATTTTTTTCTAATCATTTTTAGTTCCTGACATTTAATTTTTCATGAATCCTTAGACAGAATTTCATAAGGATATGACATGTGACATttttaaataagttttaaataAGCAAATTTTCTAAGCTCTTTTGTTTCCTCTGTTTGCAGATGTAGGGAGATTGTTTTGTTATTCTGCAGGTTTGGATAATTGACATGTTCTTGTGTCTTTTATTCTGTGTTCATTTTGTACAGGTTTTTGGGTACCCCTcccttatatatataaattttgcttataaaaaaaaaactacactcACCCCCTCCCCAcatctctcattctctctacaAGAAAACATTGTTTTACTGCAGGCTTTTTAGCGACAGTCATAAAATCGTTTGTAATTACATGATTTAACAACAGTCACGCCGTCGGTAAtttcattttctgaaaaaaattgCTATAGACTGTCATAAACCGTGGAAAACTTGGCTTAATAATATTCAACATTTATAACATTTATATGAAATATAATTTTGTATATTACATGATATATTGTTTTAAATATAACTTGCACATCAAATTAAAAGATGTCATCATCAAGGTCACCCCTAATGAGAGATCGAAGGGTGTAAAGCTCTACAAATCCCAATATCGGTGTTTTTGTTAGAGTAGCCCAACCATCACCATCTCAAAGGAGATGATGGTTCTGAACGAAAAAAGTTTCCGTAGCTCCAATCTCAATGGTTTTGATACGGAAAAAAAGTTTTCGTAACTCCAATCAAGAGTGATGGGGACGGAGGTACCTTGCATAATATAGGGGATGATCCCCTTTGATCAATCTGCATACAAGTTACCGCGGGCAAACCGTGGGTTGAAGAAATAACTCACGACTAATGTTTGTGAGAATTCATTCGTAAAACAAAGAGGTGAATCACTTATGCCAGTCCTTGGTCATCCAATCGCGTTACCTGGTCATCCTTGGGAACAACTTGGATATAATTTTAGAACggaaaatttgaatttaatttgCACGAGACATGTGAAAAAGAGGGGAAACCGAAAAAATCCAAcaaagttttattctgaaagaGTATCAAGATTTACATCATACTTTAGGGCCATAGGGACTTTATTCTATATACCTGAGTTCGCATTTCCTATAAGTAAGCTAGGAACCTCTCGTTATTTCGAAAGATACTACATATTATATTCGTTGTTAACTTTTAAAGCATTTGATTCTATCTTTGACGCAAAGAGGTTCATGCATTGTTGTGGCATATTGGCCAAATAATCAAAGATTCTACGGTCATATATATGTAGGAAAAAGAATTTAGAACTTACGTAAGATTGAGTCTTCACTACTTTTTCTATTTAAATCATGTGACATATTCATGTATCACTAATGATTTATACTATTtgaattcttttaattttttcataatttatcTTATAACGCTATTTTTATAGAGGGGGAATACTGAATTAGTAatcaattttataaaaataaaggaAATAGTGAAATACTATTTGATAACCACATATTTCAGTCCATTTTGATTGGTTTGTTTGAAATGGTATGCGGTATCGTGCATCTatgtggaaaaaaaaatcattattaggattttttttagataagccatagaaaatatataaaaatgaagTACAATGAGTACTTCAATCCCAATACAAGTagaaaaaggaaaggaaagtATTAAAAAGTACAGGAAATCACCAAGATCTTCCTACTATAAAGAAAGCCCACCGTCCACCACCTCTATGGagaaagattaaaaaaatcatgtctcgttaaaaccttaTCAGAAAAAATCTCATTGGGAAAACCTAATGAAGGAAAAATAGTACACAATTTCAATAATCAAGACGTAAATCACCAAAGAGGACTGTacaaaagaaatcaaataatAAGATGTTAgcaatttgtaattttttttgataataccTGTTTACGTCATAACTAttaatttatagttttttttatttctttgatCGTTTTTTTTGAACGTTATTTCTTTGATGGTTAAACACACAAAATTA
This is a stretch of genomic DNA from Lotus japonicus ecotype B-129 chromosome 1, LjGifu_v1.2. It encodes these proteins:
- the LOC130734241 gene encoding TPR repeat-containing thioredoxin TTL1-like, which codes for MAAKAKNNNKMVNELGCGFMGKILQFKNHRLRNSSVHSLPIKAHSDDHGKNELKKFPNEEPKVPLRRSFTDTTLTEPQKQSTEQRLSKKSHQTPSTHQKTHQNRRNSDAARNSTSSSTGSSTSNHTKVQQNHDMNDEVKLQREPTANSLQLARISTSYQKDNDGNKSSPKEFSPLKLTGNLLVNHTPRRKSVEYTPKISSELNKRSNSSKGVMMGNIMRKNSNDLAQLLTQRQSRDPEVLKSTGNEAYKKGRFEEALALYDQAIALDSNKATYHCNKSAALIGLGRFEEAIFECEESIRLEPSYIRAHNRLATIYFRLGEAEKALDCNNSTSSGDSVLTFQAQALQKHMIKCNEARKFHEWRVILKETQSAISVGADSAPQIYALQSEALLKLVRYQEAYSIYDKIPKFSLDWCNKIFGLATSAYLLMIGAQVYLTAGRFEDALTAAQQAARVDPSNREVNAVLRRARAVTSARMSGNLLFKASKFTEACAVYNEGLEHDPQNSVLLCNRAACRSKLGQYEKAIEDCNAALMVVPGYSKAVLRRADCNAKLEHWEAAIQDYEMLLREKPGDEEVAKALFEAQLQLKMIRGEDTKDLKFGSNLVFISSNDRFRHYVTSPGMAVVLFSNKATHKQVLLVLEQTSKRFPSVNFLKVEIEDHPYLAKSEGVTSVPAFKIYKNGSKVKEISGNKHELLERSVKLYSS